The following are from one region of the Klebsiella aerogenes genome:
- a CDS encoding NCS2 family permease, whose amino-acid sequence MSTPSARTGGSLDAWFKISARGSTVRQEIVAGLTTFLAMVYSVIVVPGMLGKAGFPPAAVFVSTCLVAGVGSLAMGLWANLPLAIGCAISLTAFTAFSLVLGQHISIPVALGAVFLMGVLFTVISATGIRSWILRNLPQGVAHGTGIGIGLFLLLIAANGVGLVIKNPLDGLPVALGNFDSFPVMMSLIGLAVIIGLEKLKVPGGILLTIIGVSVIGLIFDPNVHFSGIFAMPSLSDEQGHSLIGSLDIVGALNPVVLPSVLALVMTAVFDATGTIRAVAGQANLLDKDGQIINGGKALTTDSLSSVFSGVVGAAPAAVYIESAAGTAAGGKTGLTAVTVGVLFLLILFLSPLSYLVPAYATAPALMYVGLLMLSNVAKIDFNDFVDAMAGLITAVFIVLTCNIVTGIMIGFASLVIGRVVSGEWRKLNLGTVIIAAALVIFYAGGWAI is encoded by the coding sequence ATGTCTACGCCTTCAGCGCGTACCGGCGGTTCATTAGACGCCTGGTTTAAAATTTCAGCTCGCGGCAGCACCGTACGTCAGGAAATCGTTGCCGGGCTAACCACCTTCCTGGCGATGGTGTACTCCGTCATCGTCGTACCGGGAATGCTAGGGAAAGCCGGTTTTCCGCCCGCGGCGGTATTTGTGTCGACCTGTCTGGTGGCGGGCGTCGGTTCATTAGCGATGGGGCTGTGGGCTAACCTGCCGCTGGCCATCGGTTGCGCGATTTCGCTGACCGCCTTTACCGCCTTTAGCCTGGTGCTGGGGCAGCACATCAGTATTCCGGTGGCATTAGGCGCCGTCTTCCTGATGGGCGTATTGTTCACCGTTATCTCCGCCACCGGCATTCGTAGCTGGATCCTGCGCAACCTGCCGCAGGGCGTGGCGCACGGTACCGGTATCGGTATCGGCCTGTTCCTGCTGCTGATTGCCGCCAACGGCGTTGGCCTGGTGATCAAAAACCCGCTGGACGGCCTGCCGGTTGCGTTGGGTAACTTCGACAGCTTCCCGGTGATGATGTCGCTGATTGGCCTGGCGGTGATTATCGGTCTGGAAAAACTGAAAGTGCCGGGCGGTATCCTACTGACCATTATCGGCGTATCGGTGATTGGCTTGATTTTCGACCCTAACGTCCACTTCTCCGGTATTTTCGCCATGCCGTCGCTGAGCGATGAGCAGGGTCATTCGCTGATTGGCAGCCTGGATATCGTTGGCGCGCTGAACCCGGTCGTCCTGCCAAGCGTGCTGGCACTGGTGATGACTGCCGTCTTTGATGCCACCGGTACCATTCGCGCGGTAGCCGGGCAGGCTAACCTGCTGGATAAAGACGGGCAGATCATCAACGGTGGTAAAGCGCTGACGACCGACTCCCTGAGCAGCGTCTTCTCCGGCGTAGTGGGCGCGGCGCCAGCGGCGGTGTATATCGAATCCGCAGCCGGTACGGCGGCAGGCGGTAAAACCGGCCTGACGGCGGTGACCGTCGGCGTGCTGTTCCTGCTGATCCTGTTCCTTTCGCCGCTTTCGTATCTGGTTCCGGCCTATGCGACCGCGCCAGCGCTGATGTACGTCGGTCTGCTGATGCTGAGCAACGTAGCCAAAATCGACTTCAATGACTTCGTTGATGCGATGGCGGGGCTGATCACCGCGGTGTTCATCGTACTGACCTGCAACATCGTGACCGGCATTATGATCGGTTTTGCTTCGCTGGTGATTGGCCGCGTGGTATCCGGCGAATGGCGCAAGCTGAATCTGGGTACCGTGATCATCGCGGCGGCGCTGGTTATTTTCTACGCTGGCGGCTGGGCGATTTAA
- a CDS encoding glutathione S-transferase, whose product MLTVHHLNQSRSQRVLWALEELQLSYQVICYQREKSMQAPAELKKIHPLGKSPVLEDQGVVLAESGAILEYLQETYDSRQQLRPQGREDKLQYRFWLHYAEGSLMPLLLMKLIFASLGKPPVPLGMRTFGGALGKGVQKAWLDKQLATHATYIEQHLARQHWFAGAALSMADIQMSFPVMALLARGGIDDLPHTRRWRQQVESRPGWQNAIERGGAFTLPGG is encoded by the coding sequence ATGTTGACGGTCCATCATCTCAATCAATCCCGCTCGCAGCGCGTACTGTGGGCGCTGGAAGAACTCCAGCTGTCTTATCAGGTCATCTGTTATCAACGCGAAAAAAGCATGCAGGCGCCAGCGGAACTGAAAAAAATTCACCCGTTGGGAAAATCGCCGGTGCTCGAAGACCAGGGCGTGGTGCTGGCGGAATCCGGGGCGATTCTTGAGTATTTGCAGGAAACCTATGATAGCCGCCAGCAGCTCAGGCCGCAGGGGCGGGAAGATAAGCTGCAATATCGCTTCTGGCTACACTACGCCGAAGGGTCGTTAATGCCGCTGCTATTAATGAAGCTTATCTTCGCCAGTCTCGGCAAACCGCCGGTGCCGCTGGGCATGCGCACATTCGGCGGCGCATTAGGCAAGGGGGTGCAAAAGGCGTGGCTGGATAAACAGCTGGCGACCCATGCGACTTACATTGAGCAACATCTGGCTCGCCAACACTGGTTTGCCGGCGCGGCATTGAGCATGGCCGATATCCAGATGAGCTTCCCGGTGATGGCGCTGCTGGCGCGCGGCGGGATTGACGACCTACCGCATACCCGACGCTGGCGGCAGCAGGTTGAGTCGCGTCCCGGGTGGCAAAACGCTATTGAACGCGGCGGCGCGTTTACGTTGCCGGGCGGTTGA
- the soxR gene encoding redox-sensitive transcriptional activator SoxR — MEKKPPRIKMLLSPGEVAKRTGVAVSALHFYESKGLIRSQRNAGNQRRYRRDVLRAVAIIKIAQRIGIPLATIGEAFGVLPEGHNLSAKEWKQLSSQWREELDRRIHTLTALRDQLDGCIGCGCLSRRDCPLRNPGDKLGEEGTGARLLEED, encoded by the coding sequence ATGGAAAAGAAACCACCCCGTATCAAAATGCTGCTGTCCCCTGGGGAAGTGGCGAAACGAACCGGCGTCGCCGTCTCGGCGCTGCACTTTTATGAAAGCAAAGGGCTGATCCGTAGCCAGCGTAACGCGGGCAATCAGCGGCGATATCGCCGCGACGTGCTGCGTGCGGTGGCGATCATCAAGATTGCGCAACGTATCGGTATTCCGCTGGCGACGATCGGCGAGGCGTTCGGCGTATTGCCGGAAGGGCATAACCTGAGTGCTAAGGAGTGGAAACAGCTGTCGTCGCAGTGGCGGGAGGAGTTGGACCGACGTATTCATACCCTGACCGCGCTGCGCGATCAGCTCGACGGGTGTATTGGTTGCGGTTGTTTGTCGCGCCGCGACTGCCCGTTACGCAACCCAGGCGACAAACTGGGTGAAGAGGGGACCGGGGCGCGTCTGCTGGAAGAGGATTGA
- the soxS gene encoding superoxide response transcriptional regulator SoxS: MSHQDIIQTLIEWIDEHIDQPLNIDVVAKKSGYSKWYLQRMFRTVTHQTLGDYIRQRRLLLAAEALRTTQRPIFDIAMDLGYVSQQTFSRVFRREFDRTPSDYRHQISA, translated from the coding sequence ATGTCCCATCAGGATATTATCCAAACGCTTATTGAATGGATTGATGAACATATCGATCAACCACTTAACATTGATGTAGTCGCTAAAAAATCGGGATACTCGAAATGGTATCTGCAGCGGATGTTCCGTACCGTCACCCACCAGACGCTGGGCGACTACATTCGCCAGCGCCGACTACTGCTCGCCGCCGAAGCGCTGAGAACCACGCAACGCCCTATTTTTGATATCGCGATGGATTTGGGATATGTCTCGCAGCAGACGTTTTCGCGGGTGTTCCGCCGGGAGTTCGATCGCACCCCCAGCGATTACCGCCATCAGATTTCCGCGTGA
- a CDS encoding EAL domain-containing protein has translation MNRSAPHKALRIFFIILVVVLPVVLALWFAQIRAREDISDRLRSFSQLALQKTEMVIHESEQAREKAMQFSGVMCSPQHQSYMLNIVRGLLYVDDLIYTNGNQFICSTAVHPEKSWRIPAANYTKKPDVSIYYYRDTPFYPGYAMNYMQRGHYAVVVNPLSYSSVISSDKDLAYGVFDTKTNLFFSISKNVDVQELHRLIRHEDAFFNQDGRVYIVAHSSIRPIAVIMSTTRASYYASLYDQVTLTLPLGLICSILILLVWSRSRQQYHSPRNKLQRALSRRQLCLHYQPIIDIKSNRCVGAEALLRWPGFEGPVMSPAEFIPLAENAGMIAQVTDYVVDELFNDLGEYLARHPQLYIAINLSASDFHSARLIAQISEKARSYSVCVKQIKIEVTERGFIDVPKTTPVIQAFREAGYEIAIDDFGTGYSNLHNLYSLNVDILKIDKSFVDTLTTNSTSHLIAEHIIDMARSLRLKTIAEGVENRDQVDWLLKRGVQFCQGWHFARAMPPQEFMQWLAKSPVLLRAPHEGYHAEI, from the coding sequence ATGAATCGTAGTGCGCCGCATAAGGCGTTAAGAATATTCTTCATCATCCTGGTGGTTGTGCTGCCGGTGGTGTTGGCGTTGTGGTTCGCGCAAATTAGAGCCCGGGAAGACATATCGGATAGACTGCGGTCGTTTTCACAGTTGGCGTTGCAAAAAACGGAAATGGTCATCCATGAATCCGAGCAGGCGCGTGAAAAAGCCATGCAGTTTTCAGGGGTAATGTGCTCCCCGCAGCATCAGAGTTATATGTTGAATATTGTTCGCGGCCTGCTGTATGTCGATGACTTAATTTACACCAACGGCAATCAGTTTATCTGTTCGACGGCGGTGCATCCCGAGAAGAGCTGGCGCATACCGGCGGCGAATTATACTAAAAAGCCTGACGTCTCCATTTATTACTACCGCGACACGCCGTTTTATCCTGGTTATGCCATGAACTATATGCAGCGTGGACATTACGCCGTGGTGGTTAACCCGCTCTCTTATAGTTCGGTCATTTCCAGTGATAAAGATTTAGCCTACGGTGTTTTCGATACCAAAACGAACCTCTTTTTCTCCATCAGTAAAAATGTTGATGTTCAGGAACTGCATCGGCTCATTCGCCATGAAGACGCTTTTTTTAATCAGGATGGCCGGGTTTATATTGTCGCCCACTCGTCGATTCGCCCGATTGCGGTCATCATGTCCACCACGCGCGCCAGTTATTACGCCAGTCTGTATGACCAGGTCACGTTGACCCTGCCGCTGGGGCTGATTTGCAGTATTTTGATTCTGCTGGTCTGGTCACGGAGCCGTCAGCAGTACCATTCGCCGCGTAATAAACTACAACGGGCGCTCAGTCGTCGCCAGCTGTGCCTGCATTATCAACCGATTATCGATATTAAGAGTAACCGTTGCGTTGGCGCCGAGGCGCTGCTGCGCTGGCCGGGGTTCGAGGGGCCGGTCATGAGCCCGGCGGAGTTTATTCCGCTGGCGGAAAACGCGGGAATGATTGCTCAGGTTACGGATTATGTGGTTGATGAGCTGTTCAACGATCTCGGCGAGTATCTGGCCAGACACCCGCAACTCTATATTGCGATTAATCTCTCGGCGTCAGACTTTCACTCCGCGCGGTTAATTGCACAAATTAGCGAGAAAGCGCGCAGCTATTCCGTCTGCGTGAAGCAGATTAAAATTGAAGTGACCGAAAGGGGCTTTATTGATGTACCGAAAACCACGCCGGTTATTCAGGCTTTCCGTGAAGCGGGTTATGAGATTGCTATTGATGATTTCGGTACCGGTTATTCCAACCTGCATAACCTCTATTCGCTCAACGTCGATATTCTGAAGATCGACAAATCCTTTGTGGACACTCTGACCACCAACAGTACCAGCCACCTGATCGCCGAGCATATTATCGATATGGCGCGTAGCCTGCGCTTAAAGACGATCGCCGAAGGCGTGGAAAATAGGGATCAGGTTGATTGGCTGCTTAAGCGCGGCGTGCAATTTTGCCAGGGCTGGCATTTCGCCAGGGCGATGCCGCCGCAGGAGTTTATGCAGTGGCTGGCGAAGTCGCCCGTCTTATTGCGTGCGCCGCACGAAGGTTATCACGCGGAAATCTGA
- a CDS encoding YjcB family protein, producing MASITTSVVLLRWPLVSAVLMFLASSLNIQLRKSDYAGLAIICSCLGLAAACWFATGLLGITLMDVAKIWGNIKDVMVEVMSQTPPEWPMMMT from the coding sequence ATGGCTTCCATTACTACCAGTGTCGTACTATTGCGCTGGCCCCTCGTGAGCGCGGTATTGATGTTCCTCGCCAGCTCGCTGAATATTCAATTACGTAAAAGCGACTACGCTGGCTTAGCGATTATTTGCAGCTGCCTGGGCCTGGCCGCCGCCTGTTGGTTTGCGACCGGTTTGCTGGGCATCACCCTGATGGATGTCGCGAAAATCTGGGGCAACATTAAAGACGTGATGGTTGAGGTCATGAGCCAGACGCCGCCCGAATGGCCAATGATGATGACTTGA
- a CDS encoding inositol monophosphatase: MPEGQLQSLCQLIRQLGTHAQELRNAGLQIDKKARQDFVSHADRFVEQEIRCWLKVHFPQDGILGEEGGLESGTQGTWVIDPIDGTTNYIQGMDYWCISLARVVDNQLELGIIYAPDRNEFFFAQRGKGAFLNEQPLTLCEPAPDTVIIGIGRSSRASVENYARTLAAVLNDGMEYRRFGAGALMLAHVAAGQVHAYYEARMHSWDALAGMLLILEAGGASNDFLADNGLLNGNLVLAGCPDVQTRLTALLVE; encoded by the coding sequence ATGCCGGAAGGACAACTGCAGTCGCTATGCCAACTCATTCGCCAACTGGGTACCCACGCGCAAGAACTGCGCAATGCCGGGCTCCAGATTGATAAAAAAGCGCGTCAGGATTTTGTCTCCCACGCCGATCGGTTTGTGGAACAGGAAATCAGATGTTGGCTGAAAGTCCACTTTCCGCAGGATGGCATCCTCGGCGAAGAGGGCGGGCTGGAAAGCGGCACACAGGGAACCTGGGTGATCGACCCTATCGACGGCACCACCAATTATATTCAGGGGATGGATTACTGGTGCATCTCGCTGGCGCGGGTTGTCGATAACCAACTGGAGCTCGGGATTATCTATGCCCCTGACCGTAATGAATTCTTCTTCGCCCAACGGGGGAAAGGCGCTTTTCTGAATGAGCAACCCCTGACGCTATGCGAACCCGCCCCTGATACCGTCATTATCGGCATAGGCCGTTCCAGCCGCGCATCAGTGGAAAATTACGCCCGCACACTCGCCGCGGTCCTGAATGACGGTATGGAGTATCGCCGTTTCGGCGCCGGCGCGCTCATGCTAGCGCACGTCGCCGCCGGGCAGGTGCATGCCTATTATGAAGCGCGAATGCACAGCTGGGACGCGCTGGCAGGAATGCTGCTGATCCTTGAAGCCGGCGGCGCCAGCAATGATTTTCTTGCCGATAATGGTCTGTTAAACGGTAACCTGGTGTTAGCGGGGTGCCCGGACGTGCAGACGCGGCTCACCGCCCTCTTAGTCGAATAG
- the iraM gene encoding anti-adapter protein IraM: protein MKWTILNTLICPHTGVAFSSISGLRFLKFIIWYEADLLLLPGETIKLYSSKVLINEQYHSLKIYNITLYDEKQWEKLRERPICPYNFDIADPEPCVYQSHCAVKRCPNDRHQRMFCEEY from the coding sequence ATGAAATGGACTATTCTTAACACCCTTATCTGCCCGCACACTGGCGTTGCATTCTCATCTATTTCAGGATTACGCTTCCTGAAATTTATTATCTGGTATGAAGCCGACCTTTTATTACTACCTGGCGAAACCATCAAACTTTATTCCTCTAAAGTTTTAATTAATGAGCAATATCATTCATTAAAAATTTATAACATTACGCTTTATGATGAAAAACAATGGGAAAAGTTAAGGGAGCGACCAATCTGCCCGTATAATTTTGATATAGCGGACCCGGAACCCTGTGTTTATCAATCTCATTGCGCAGTGAAGCGTTGCCCGAACGATCGCCATCAGCGCATGTTCTGCGAAGAGTATTAG
- a CDS encoding lytic transglycosylase F, whose amino-acid sequence MNIFVYRRCLATVSACLLALLFAAPSFAVSTEKPPSTQDDKTALAINMDYIMQPQKGDLPDMINRRAIRVLTTYSKTFFFIDKGTQRGATHDLFIAFEKDLNSKLAKEEKLKQKHLKVRIVFIPVTRDNLFTALNEGKGDIAAANLTITTTRQGLVAFTTPLYSNVKELLVSGPSSPEVKNLEQLSGKTVFVRRSSSYYESLQALNARFAKASLPPVILQEAPEALEDEDLLEMLSAGLIPLIVVDRHKALFWKQVFPKIQVHEDIVLRDGGDIAWAVRKDNPQLLAVLNDFVKRNRQGSTLGNTILLRYLKSATYVKNAAANKERAKFLQMVEIFRKYGERYDVDWLLMAAQGYQESRLNQSVRSHVGAIGVMQVMPATGKELEVGDIKKIDPNIHAGVKYMRWMIDHYYGDEPMTPLNKALFSFASYNAGPARIARLREETKQRGFDPNVWFGNVENLAAEKIGAETVTYVSNIYKYYIAYRLIMDDIARKQKATAAPLPEPGTGKPQPYTLPPTAPQTSTPAH is encoded by the coding sequence ATGAACATCTTCGTTTATCGCCGTTGCCTGGCAACGGTTTCGGCCTGTCTCCTCGCCCTGCTTTTTGCCGCCCCGTCATTCGCCGTCTCGACAGAAAAACCGCCGTCCACGCAGGATGATAAAACGGCGTTGGCCATCAACATGGATTACATCATGCAGCCGCAAAAAGGCGACCTCCCGGACATGATCAACCGGCGAGCGATCCGGGTGTTAACGACCTACAGCAAGACTTTCTTTTTTATCGATAAAGGCACCCAGCGCGGCGCTACGCACGATCTGTTTATCGCTTTTGAAAAGGATCTCAATAGCAAACTGGCAAAGGAGGAGAAACTCAAACAAAAACACCTCAAAGTTCGTATCGTGTTTATCCCGGTTACGCGCGATAACCTGTTCACCGCGCTGAATGAAGGCAAAGGCGATATCGCCGCCGCCAACCTGACCATTACCACCACCCGCCAGGGGCTGGTCGCCTTCACCACTCCGCTATACAGCAATGTCAAAGAACTGCTGGTGTCGGGTCCCTCCTCACCCGAGGTGAAAAACCTGGAACAGCTCTCTGGTAAAACCGTTTTTGTTCGACGCTCTTCCAGCTATTACGAGAGCCTGCAAGCGCTCAATGCCCGTTTTGCCAAAGCATCGCTCCCGCCGGTCATCCTGCAAGAGGCCCCTGAAGCGCTCGAGGATGAAGATCTTCTTGAGATGCTTAGCGCCGGATTAATTCCGCTGATCGTGGTCGATCGCCATAAAGCGCTTTTCTGGAAACAGGTGTTTCCAAAAATTCAGGTACATGAAGACATTGTGCTACGGGATGGCGGCGATATCGCCTGGGCGGTGCGCAAAGATAACCCTCAGTTGCTCGCGGTGCTGAATGACTTTGTGAAGCGTAATCGCCAGGGTTCGACGCTTGGGAATACCATTCTGCTACGTTACCTGAAAAGCGCGACCTACGTTAAAAATGCCGCCGCCAACAAAGAACGGGCAAAGTTCTTACAGATGGTGGAAATATTCAGAAAATATGGCGAACGCTATGATGTCGACTGGCTGCTCATGGCCGCCCAGGGCTATCAGGAATCGCGGCTCAATCAGTCGGTGCGCAGCCACGTCGGCGCGATCGGCGTGATGCAGGTGATGCCAGCGACCGGTAAAGAGCTGGAGGTGGGCGATATCAAGAAAATCGATCCCAACATTCATGCTGGCGTGAAGTATATGCGCTGGATGATTGACCACTATTATGGCGACGAACCCATGACGCCGCTCAATAAGGCGCTGTTTTCATTCGCGTCGTACAATGCCGGCCCGGCGCGCATTGCTCGCCTGCGTGAGGAAACCAAACAGCGTGGCTTTGACCCGAACGTCTGGTTTGGCAATGTCGAAAATCTCGCGGCAGAGAAAATCGGCGCTGAAACCGTGACCTACGTCAGCAATATCTACAAGTATTACATCGCCTATCGGCTGATTATGGATGACATCGCCCGCAAGCAAAAGGCGACGGCCGCGCCGCTACCTGAACCAGGGACAGGTAAACCTCAGCCTTACACGCTGCCGCCAACAGCGCCTCAAACGTCAACTCCGGCACACTGA
- the ssb1 gene encoding single-stranded DNA-binding protein SSB1: MASRGVNKVILVGNLGQDPEVRYMPSGGAVANFTLATSESWRDKQTGEMKEQTEWHRVVLFGKLAEVAGEYLRKGSQVYIEGQLRTRKWTDQSGQDKYTTEIVVNVGGTMQMLGGRQGGGAPAGGGQQQGGWGQPQQPQGGNQFSGGAQSRPQQQAPAAPSNEPPMDFDDDIPF; this comes from the coding sequence ATGGCCAGCAGAGGCGTAAACAAGGTGATTCTCGTCGGTAATCTGGGGCAGGACCCGGAAGTACGCTACATGCCAAGTGGCGGCGCTGTCGCCAACTTCACGCTGGCAACTTCCGAATCCTGGCGCGATAAGCAAACCGGCGAAATGAAAGAGCAGACTGAATGGCACCGTGTTGTGCTGTTCGGCAAGCTGGCAGAAGTCGCTGGCGAATACCTGCGTAAAGGTTCTCAGGTTTATATCGAAGGCCAGCTGCGTACCCGCAAATGGACCGACCAGTCCGGTCAGGACAAGTACACCACTGAAATCGTGGTGAATGTCGGCGGTACCATGCAGATGCTGGGCGGCCGTCAGGGCGGCGGCGCGCCAGCAGGCGGCGGCCAGCAGCAGGGCGGTTGGGGTCAGCCTCAGCAGCCGCAGGGCGGCAACCAGTTCAGCGGCGGTGCACAGTCTCGTCCGCAGCAGCAGGCTCCGGCAGCGCCATCTAACGAACCGCCGATGGATTTCGACGACGATATCCCGTTCTAA